A portion of the Lolium rigidum isolate FL_2022 chromosome 1, APGP_CSIRO_Lrig_0.1, whole genome shotgun sequence genome contains these proteins:
- the LOC124681630 gene encoding protein MIZU-KUSSEI 1-like, with translation MPSLIDGPVSLRSLLRPATDDRRTKHGGGGGGGVVGLLKMFKLAPMLTTGSKMAALLGRHSFNKPLLADHAPAVTLFGHRRGRLSLAIHEDTRAPPAFLIELPMLAAALHKEMATGTVKLALESDTRSARRRLLEEYVWAVFCNGRKAGYAIRRKDASDDERHVLRLLRGVSMGAGVLPPPPAEREGATPSNGPDGELTYMRARVERVVGSKDSEAFYMINPDDGSDNGGDSAAELSIFLVRKK, from the coding sequence ATGCCATCCCTGATCGACGGCCCGGTCTCGCTGCGCTCACTGCTCCGTCCGGCCACCGATGACCGCCGGACGaagcacggcggcggtggcggcggcggcgtcgtgggGCTGTTAAAGATGTTCAAGCTCGCACCGATGCTCACCACCGGCAGCAAGATGGCCGCGCTGCTCGGGCGGCACAGCTTCAACAAACCCCTCCTGGCCGACCACGCGCCAGCGGTGACGCTCTTCGGGCACCGGCGGGGGCGGCTGAGCCTCGCCATCCACGAGGAcacgcgcgcgccgccggcgttccTCATCGAGCTCCCCATGCTGGCGGCCGCGCTGCACAAGGAGATGGCCACGGGGACCGTGAAGCTGGCGCTGGAGAGCGACACGCGCAGCGCGCGGCGACGGCTGCTTGAGGAGTACGTGTGGGCCGTGTTCTGCAACGGGCGCAAGGCCGGGTACGCCATCCGCCGGAAGGACGCCTCCGACGACGAGAGGCACGTCCTGCGCCTGCTTCGCGGCGTCTCCATGGGCGCCGGGGtgctgccgccgccacccgccgaaAGGGAGGGCGCCACCCCGTCCAACGGCCCTGATGGCGAGCTCACCTACATGCGTGCCCGCGTCGAGCGCGTCGTCGGGTCCAAGGACTCCGAGGCGTTCTACATGATCAATCCCGACGATGGCAGCGACAACGGCGGCGATAGTGCCGCGGAGCTGAGCATTTTCCTAGTGAGGAAAAAgtga